One window of Quercus robur chromosome 5, dhQueRobu3.1, whole genome shotgun sequence genomic DNA carries:
- the LOC126725697 gene encoding G-type lectin S-receptor-like serine/threonine-protein kinase SD2-5 — protein MGLLKFRTLFLSFLLVFEICMASTQQFGRIYPGFRASQMEYIDSKGIFLISNNSKFALGFYTSVDVTLFLLVVIHMPSSKVVWTANRGLLVQNTANFVFGEDGNVYLEHGDGVVWSTNTTGKTATAIEMGDTGNLVLLGASGSILWQSFSHPTDTLLPGQEFFYGMQLKSFPNSNNLSHYLEFRSGDLVLSAGFQTPQIYWSITNDRRKTNNSVIGKVLSVTLVSNFWNFYDQNKTLLWQFVISNSPGWNPFWAAVLGSNGLISFYNLQKGKPVTAEAITIPQSACSAPEPCGPYYVCYFDNRCQCPSPLSSHSNCKPQINSNCNNSKSSVQLLYVGEQLNYFALDFVTPSLKSNLDACKEACLGNCSCLSLFFENSSGSCFLFDQIGSLQRSNVGSAGYISYIKVVSPASEEIGNGGNNIMLPMVIVATVIVFFSLIYAVYWYQHKKKILLKYPFGNSEEDDFLDNLPGMPFRFCYGDLCRATKNFSTKVGQGGFGSVYIGVLPDGTEVAVKRLESAGQGKKEFKAEVTTIGSIRHVHLVKLKGFCVEGPHRLLVYEYMRKGSLDKWIFNKNEEGNLLDWDTRFNIALGTAKGLAYLHEECEVKIVHCDIKPENVLLDDNFIAKVSDFGLAKLMNREQSIVYTTLRGTRGYLAPEWITNFAISEKSDVYSYGMVLLEIIGGRKNYDSRHNSEKAHFPSYASKMLEEGKLKEILDTELEIDEKDERVVTAIKVAMWCIQDEMHLRPPMAKVVQMLQGLCDVPPPPPPTSSQLGSLSGIFKWNSYGATASGVNDYSSDVAISDIRLSGPR, from the coding sequence ATGGGTTTGCTCAAATTTAGAACCTTGTTTCTTAGTTTCCTACTTGTGTTTGAGATCTGCATGGCCAGCACTCAACAGTTTGGCCGGATTTATCCTGGTTTCCGAGCGTCTCAGATGGAATATATTGATAGTAAAGGTATATTTCTGATATCCAACAACTCGAAATTCGCTTTGGGTTTCTACACTAGTGTGGATGTCACATTGTTTCTACTAGTTGTCATTCACATGCCTAGTTCCAAAGTAGTTTGGACTGCTAATAGAGGCTTATTGGTTCAAAATACTGCTAACTTTGTGTTTGGAGAAGATGGGAACGTTTACTTGGAACATGGGGATGGTGTAGTTTGGTCTACAAACACTACAGGGAAAACAGCTACAGCCATAGAAATGGGCGATACGGGAAATTTGGTATTGCTTGGGGCCAGTGGAAGTATTCTATGGCAAAGTTTTAGCCATCCTACTGATACCCTTTTGCCTGGCCAGGAATTCTTTTATGGAATGCAGCTCAAAAGTTTTCCCAACAGCAATAACTTGTCTCACTATCTTGAATTCAGATCAGGCGATTTGGTCTTGTCAGCGGGGTTTCAAACGCCACAAATTTATTGGTCCATAACAAATGACAGGCGCAAAACCAATAACTCCGTCATCGGCAAGGTTCTTTCTGTGACTCTGGTGTCCAATTTCTGGAATTTCTATGATCAAAATAAAACCTTACTTTGGCAGTTTGTCATCTCCAACAGTCCTGGATGGAATCCCTTCTGGGCTGCTGTTTTAGGCTCCAATGGGTTAATCTCATTCTATAATCTTCAAAAGGGGAAACCAGTGACTGCCGAGGCAATTACAATACCACAAAGCGCTTGTAGCGCACCTGAGCCATGTGGCCCGTACTATGTGTGCTATTTTGACAACAGATGCCAATGCCCTTCGCCTCTCAGCTCTCACTCTAATTGCAAGCCTCAGATTAATTCAAACTGTAACAACTCCAAGAGTTCGGTACAGCTTCTATATGTTGGCGAACAGCTCAACTATTTTGCACTTGACTTTGTTACACCCTCATTGAAATCCAATCTAGATGCTTGCAAAGAAGCATGCCTTGGAAATTGCTCTTGCCTTTCGTTGTTCTTTGAAAACAGCTCTGGAAGTTGCTTTCTGTTTGATCAGATAGGAAGTTTACAACGGTCTAATGTGGGTTCTGCTGGTTATATTTCGTATATAAAAGTGGTAAGTCCTGCAAGTGAAGAAATTGGAAATGGAGGGAATAACATTATGTTACCCATGGTCATAGTTGCAACAGTGATTGTTTTCTTTAGTCTAATTTATGCAGTATACTGGTAccaacataaaaagaaaatattactCAAATATCCTTTTGGCAATTCAGAAGAGGATGATTTCTTGGACAATCTTCCTGGAATGCCTTTTCGTTTTTGTTATGGTGATCTTTGTAGAGCAACCAAAAACTTCTCTACAAAAGTTGGGCAAGGAGGGTTTGGCTCAGTCTACATAGGTGTGCTCCCAGATGGTACAGAAGTGGCTGTGAAAAGGTTGGAGAGTGCTGGACAGgggaaaaaagaatttaaagcTGAAGTTACTACCATCGGCAGTATCCGTCATGTGCATCTGGTCAAGCTCAAAGGCTTCTGTGTTGAAGGGCCCCACAGGCTTCTTGTATATGAGTACATGCGTAAAGGGTCATTGGATAAATGGATCTTCAACAAGAATGAAGAGGGAAATTTGTTGGATTGGGATACAAGATTTAATATTGCTTTGGGTACAGCAAAGGGGTTGGCTTATCTCCATGAGGAGTGTGAAGTGAAGATTGTCCACTGTGATATAAAACCTGAAAATGTTCTTCTTGATGATAATTTTATAGCAAAAGTTTCAGACTTTGGTTTGGCTAAGCTTATGAACCGGGAACAAAGCATTGTGTACACAACATTGAGGGGTACAAGAGGATACCTTGCACCAGAATGGATTACCAACTTTGCCATATCAGAGAAGAGTGATGTGTACAGCTATGGTATGGTCTTGCTTGAGATTATTGGAGGAAGGAAAAATTATGATTCACGACATAATTCAGAGAAAGCCCATTTCCCTTCTTATGCCTCCAAGATGTTGGaagagggaaaactgaaagaaatCCTTGATACAGAGCTAGAGATTGATGAAAAAGATGAGCGGGTTGTCACAGCTATCAAAGTTGCTATGTGGTGTATACAAGATGAGATGCATTTAAGGCCACCAATGGCAAAAGTAGTCCAAATGCTTCAAGGTCTTTGTGATGTGCCTCCGCCTCCACCTCCAACCTCATCTCAGTTGGGTTCTCTATCAGGCATCTTTAAATGGAACAGTTATGGGGCTACTGCATCAGGTGTGAATGATTACTCAAGTGATGTAGCCATTTCAGATATTCGCTTATCAGGTCCAAGatga